The Marmota flaviventris isolate mMarFla1 chromosome 5, mMarFla1.hap1, whole genome shotgun sequence genome includes the window ATAACTAGCAACCACCATAAGAACTTTGGGAAAGGTTTACAATTTGTTTTTGGAAAagtttttcttgtctttaaattcACATGGTAGGAGGCAGTTAGAATGACTTACTTCATGCTATCAGATGCAGTgccttttcttgtttgttttctatgGTTCTAAGTTTCAAacccaccattgagccacagacccagcccggtgctttttcttttctaatatgaaGCACATTGCACGTCAGTCATCTGGAGAGCACTGAGCTTTCTTATCAGTGTGTTCATGATTCGGAAAGTCGACTGCAGTGTTCTGGGTATAGAAAGTAGAGATTCAAGCTACAGAGATTGTATGGGTTCCTACCCTACCTTAAATTATACAGATGTGCAGCCCCACACGTGATCTGCTCTCACCATCATGGAGAGCCTCCTGGTCCCACTGTCCTTTGGTAAGCATTTCTGAAAAGCCTCTCCTTTGGGGGAATGCAGAGGAGGACCCAGGTGACAGGAGAGGTGAGTCAAGGGCACATCAGGGTTTGAATAAAGACAACCGTAACTGTGCACCTGGAACTGTGCACCTGGCTCCTGATTCGCCAGAGGTGGCCAGCTGTGAGCAGAATCTGGTGGCCTTCTTGTGGTTGCTCTTTTCAACCCACCCTCCACTCTGAAAGTGGGTCAAGCAAGTGCTTTGAGTTTCTAGTgtttggagaaaaacaaaattgcagACAAATAAGGAATGGGAACTGAGGGAAAAGGAACGGAAGAGGAAAAGAGCTATATTTCGATTCTTTAACCAAAAATATGGTTGTTCTCAAATCAGAGAGGCACTATTTCATATCAGTGCCAGAAATCCTGGGCCCATTACTCAATGAGGAGAAAACCATGAATACTCAACTGTAGTTCAGCTCTAGCTTCCTACCCATGCTTAGTCACCCCCGTGCAGCCCCCCTCTGGCAATCTCTGTGAGGCAGGCATGCAGCCATGTCTCTTACTTCTCTAGTCTATTTGCACCTGTCTGGTTTCCCAAGTGGGTGCAAGTCTGGTCTTCCTGGTTGCCAGGTTACTAGTGAGGCCCTACTCTCCCTTCGCAGCTTAGGTTTAGATGATCTGAGTAGCAGAGACGTGAAAACAATCCTGCTAAAGCCTTGACTCTACCCAAAAATAGTTCTGCAAAGATATCACAGTAGAGTTACATGCAAACTTAGGTGAATTAAACTTggcaaataaatagataaaatgtaaagaaaaagagaaaccaataatattttaaataattaggcACTTCTGCCTGCCAATTTTTCAGTCGTCCTATGGGTAGAAAACATGTTCCTGCCGTTCCCATGGTGAGTCTCCATGAACTTGACCTCTCACATGGGTGAGCATCCCACTGTCCTAAGGGTATTTCTAGACTATAAAAGATGTTCAGTATTTTAATTCACCTAGTATTAGCCAAAATGAAACCCAAAATAAAGAGCACAAGAGTGACTTGTTTCTTTACAGAATGGCAACTCACTCCTTAGGCTTCATTGAGAAGATATTTCCCATATATTGTGGGTAATAAAGGTGGTTTTCAAAGGCAAGTCTTACATCTTCCAAATGCACTTCTAACTTACTATATAACCAACCTGTACAGTGTGACTTCACTGAGCCATAAAGTAAACATTGTCATGTAAAGATGTTCTTGATCCTATCCAGATGCAGGCTCTGCTAATCTTCAGAGGACAATTAGCCCTCAAGGAACATGCATACTGGAAGAAGGCAAATGGTGTGCTACTATTCAACAACTGGCTTGTTAAAAGGAAAAAGGTGCCCTGATTTGTAGCATTTGCTCATCCCATGGCATAAATCCTCTCATCATCACTGATTACAAGGTGCCAATATCATCTCACTGAAAGGAAGTTGGGGAGCCATGTGCACAGTAGGCTCTTACCAGCTGATAGAAACCAATGTGGAGCTGACCCAGCACTCCGCTGAAAGTCCTATACACCTGTTACTTCTATCTGACCCTAtgaatttcttcctctttggATTCCTTATTTCTATCCAATCAGTCTTTGGGATTCTGATGTCTTAGGAAATTTTCCAGCTCTGAAGAGGCTCATTGTGTCCGATGTTCATTTGTCACAGTGTAGtcagaggaatggaaaaataaatctgCAGATATCCTTTTAAGATAAAGGCCATTTAGAATAACAATTGCAGCACTAAAGGCAAGGTGCAGGTCCTCCAGTACAACCCTCTTGTTTTAGATGAAtaaactgaagcacagaaagtggataaatgacttgctcaaagtcacacagtgaATCAGTGGTGAAGTCAgatcccaggggctcaggcccAGGACTTTCCATGGCATGCTGCCTGCTTCACAGGATAGTCATTGTCACACTGTCTACATCATGAGGTGTGGGGTGGCAAGAACTTGAGAAGTCCCAAGTAAGGAAGAAGATGCAGAGGTCTTTACAGGTTGTTATTGTGGCCATCCTCTTCCtgtggttttttggtttgttccAAGGCTAGATTTGCTTGACTTTTATTAAAGTCTCTTTTAACTcttaaaggaaaagagagagagagagagttttattctttgaaatcCAAAAGTTTGAACTTTTGAAATGATAACAAAGATCAACAATTTATAAAGAGGTATGAGTCGAGAAAACCTTAAAATGTCTTTGCATTTATATCCCAATTCCTCCGCCCTTTCCACGAACAAAAAGTCGATGTGAGGATAATTTACTATTGAAAAATTCTTTTACGAATAAAAAGCTTCCTGAATTCTCCAAGATTTTTATAATAGATGTGCATCGTTTTTgtcattaggaaaaataaaaagtgttaaaaatacATTGAGTTTCTGCAAACAGAGTCTGGCTAAAACAGCATCATTTTCTAAACTGTTGTTCCCCCAGCAGTTACTTACTTTTCTCTGTTGAAAATTATAAACTCCTTCCGGACAGACTCAAGGTGCTCTTGAAGAAGGCATGTCTTTAAGGTGGACATTGAAAAACAATAGAGTGTAGTTAGCGGATGAATGAGGGTCCTCACAGCCAATAACCTACAGAGTTTCTATTCAACCACATTTAAGAAGTACATGGGTAGCTTCAAGATGGAAGCTATATGAGGAAGATGCTGGAAAATGGCAGAGTAGTGATCTCTCCACCTAACCAACTGCCCTAGCAGAATCTGTCTGATGAAGGTCTATGGAGGGTATGTTGTTCAGGTATGTTGAGGGAAGGCATGGGTGGTAAGATGGTAATCATTACTATGGGTTTCAATTCTTAGCACAGTAGCAGCTACCTGCTGTCCACCCTCCACCCTGGCACAGAGCTGTGCCCATGTTTCTGGAGCTGCCTGCATGCAGCGTGCAGGAGCCATGGTGGGAAATTAGGATTATGTCCTCCAAATATGGGGATCTCTGTTCTGATCACTGATTGCCATTTCTGATCACAGAGGTGCCAGAAGGCTGGTTGCCACTGTCATACCTCCCTCACGACAGTCACAAGTCCCTCTGCATCAGGCAAAATCAGGGTGCCAAGTTGACCTCCCAACAGCAGCTCTCAAAGGAATAGCAGTCATCACGGGATGCCCATCACCTTGGGTTTGGTGGGGTCCTCCTCACCTGTGAGGAATCACATTTCCtcatctccttctccttctttgccAGACGCTTCTTTTTCTTGTGAAGGGGTTTGGACTCCAAAATCATTTCTTCGAGTTCAAAGGTAGGGTCACAATTCAGCCTGCCTCTCTACAAGGGAGATAGGCTGACTTAGTCCTCACGTTCCTGTGTCATAAAAACACACCATACCCCACGTGGAGGAAAACACCTGGTCCTAAACAGCAGTCCAAGAATGATAAGCTCGGATTCCAACTCCAAGTTTTATATCATTCGTTGCCAGCATCATTTTTCATATCCTTTGactttatattgtatttatttttctaaacttcCAATTACTTCTCAGGGAGTAACAAAGGAAacgaaattaaaataatttttctacagTTTGAGCTTTCAGGTCTGTCAAAGTGTGTTCTTATAGATCAGAGTCACCAGAGTGGCTTCTTTGACTTCCTAGGTCTCCGGCCAGGTTTTCCAAATCAGGGCTTCTGAATAGGAGACCCTACCTACCCTTTAATAATGGCCTCAAATGATTCAGTTTCATAGGAGCCAGAGAACTGTGACGGAGAGCTTATCTCAGGACAACATGTGGCTAAGAgaagaacagaatcaacaggTGGTACCCAGACTTGCATCGTGTCCACATCAGCCAGGCACAAGCTGCCCCATAAACACTATAGGGCAACAGGTAGGAGCTTCAGTTCCCTATTCTGTTGCTCCATAAGGTGGAGATTTCCATGCTCAGGATCCCACCACACTGTGCTTCCCCTTCTCTGCACTTCCACTTGACCCTCTCACTGGCACACGCCTGCCCAGCCGTTCACACGCAAGGTCACATCCCCACGTGCCCATAATGAAAATCTCTGAGTTGTTTCTTTGAGTCCCTCATGGGGCCATTCTTGTTCCCAATAACCCCACAACTGAGTGTGTTACTGAATACGTGACTCAGGCCTCAGGCCGAGAGAAGAAGTCAAGGCCTCACTAGGGCCCCGGCCTAAGCTTTCACCAGCAGTCTGTCACGGGACACAGATGTCCCTTGGTCGGGTACTCACTCAGTGGGAATTATTTCTCTTTGGCTATTGatcccttaaaaaataaaaatccacaagATAAAACTAGCAAAGAAGGTAGGGCAAGTGGTAACAATGAATTCCTCACCGTAACCTCCACAGTTTTCAATCCTCTGAGAGATCTCTCTGGACACAAATTATGAGGACATCTTTGAAgtcagagaaaactttttttttttttccaactagcAGATTCATGGAAATGACTATTTGAGGGACTAAAAATCCTTTCCAATAAAAGTACAGCAAAGAGAGTGCTTAGGATCTAGATCCCCAGATGTGACCAGACCTAGGTTAGAATCCATCTTGGCCACTTGCTAGGTGACTTTTGGTGACCAACTTACCCCGCATGTGTTTTCtcatacaaaaatatttgagCTCTGTTACAACACTGGTGTGACTTTCTGATCAGGCACACAGAGTGATGATGTAACAGAATGGGAATTATGTGGGCTTGTTAGGATTGACTCACATTGGGAATAAATCCTGGAATGAGCCGCTTCTGCAAAACCGCATCCCAGTTCATGTCATTCATATATGGGAAGTTTTGAATGTCCGTCAAGTGAGAAAATCGTTGGTCTGGATTAGGTTCAAGTAGCTGCCAATGGAATAAAACATTAATATCATGAGGAAGGTCAAAACAGGGGGACAAAGAATACACTCAAATCCCCTCTCAGTGTTGTCATGTACAGGACTGAAGGGGACAAGGTCATGCCCCCTTCTCTAAATCCACATGCTAATAATACCCACAGTGTAGAGTCACAATCAACACTAGGAGTCGGGTTGCCATGTAACAAATACAAACAGCTCTTCCAACTCATTCAAACACATCTTTGATTCCTGACTTTCCTACTTAATAACTATGGCATATTTGTTTTCTCAACCTCAGTTTACCAATCTGTAATAAAGAGATAACAGCTTATTTCATAAGGCTGTATCTGGGATTAAATAAGGACATGAATATAAAAAGTTTTTCACATTAGGTTGTAAATGTTCACACATTTTTACAAGTGAGACGAATTTTTCCCCACGAAAAATTTTAGCTGTTTTTACAATTAAATTCAATATCCATTACGTGGCATAGATAAGGTGTAGCTAGGTTACTGTTATAGTTCTTTCTGGGTTTAATAACTGGAGTTGAAGATTTTCCCTGGTAACCACTCCATCAACAGTGTGGCTCAAAGGGGAAATGTCAGTTCCCCCTGGGAATGCTCCTGGAGAGGACAACCGTGGAAAGTCAGGCTGTAATTTGGGGGTGACGTGGGGCAGCCTTACAACTGAGAAATAATTTGCTATGAAAAATGACCCCCCCTCCATTCTTTGCTTTTGATATTACTAGTAGCAATGTCCCTATTCTAAAAAAGGGAACTTGATCTCAAAGACAAGAGACAGATTTGGAATCTTTAGCTCCTTAATCTCTTTCCCTTACCAGCACAACCTGGgaaattttctctcctttaaaaacagcaacaacagcaaTCACGACATCCTCTTGGGCACCTCAGCATCTGTTTCGTGTAATTGTTTATCATACACTACTGAGCTCCTACTATAATTATGTTCAGTCTTCTTGGTGAACATGGGTGCCCTAAAAATCCAATAAAACTATGGGCCTCATTCATTCAAATACCACATTTTCAGCCAGGAGATGCTGAAAATACCATGGCACACAGTCAGACATGGTCCCTACCTCCATGAAGCTTTTGAGAGAACAATCATTAACCCAAGGATCACACTAATGCTACGTGTAATTTCAAACTGCATAAATGCTATGAATGACAGGCTCCCCAGGGAAGTGCTATTTGAGCTAAGATCTGAAGCTGTTTCTCCAACTATGTAAAAGGgccagtgttttttgtttgcttgtttgttttaatttctgacCCATGCAAACTAATATGTGGTCTCATTGTGCCCAGCCAGTGTGCAGCTCCACACCATGTACAGCCTGTAACTAGAGTTCAACATCCACTAAACAAGCCTGTAGCCTATTCAATGAGGCAGATCCACTTGCCATGTGCATAGACACTACAGCAACATcaaattgctataaatatttataaatgtttctcTTAATATCTGGTATTATAATGTACCTATAGGAGGCATGAACTAAAACTAGTCAATGAATCATGTTGAGTATTAGCAATCTCAGGTATGAAGTGGGAGGGACTGCGACTGGACGCAGTGCTCCAGGAAGAGAGATGAGCATGTGCAAAGGGCATGTGGTCAGGGGGAGAATGTTATGTGAGGCCAAGGAAGGGGAggtgaaggaaaaggagaaagccAAAGCAGTTTTATATATAGGGAAAGATAAGGACAACAGTTCAAACTAAGGCTCAAGAGTTAGTACCTTTATACTGTGTGTATTATTTTGATCTTTATTCTAAGAGCAATGGGAAGACACTGTACTGTCCTTTGAACAGACCACTACACGGCAGAGTGGAGGACAGAACGGAATGGCAAAAGCATGCAGGACAAAACTGGGAAAATAGGAGTGGAGTTGAAAAGTAAAGGATTCAAACGatattaaaatgtcaaatttcAGAACTTGGTGATGGATTAGACAGGGAGATGATGCATGAGTCCTGGTTGCTGGGTTGCATAAATGGAGTAGGAAGGGGCCAGTCACTGAGAGAGGGGACACTGGAAGAGGTCCAAGAAATACAGAGATCAAGATTTCTATTCTGGACAGAATAGGTTCTGAGACCTCCAGGGTACTTGTGGACTGACTTAATGAAATCATGTATTTAAAAGCTGTTAGCTGCAACAACCATTCTAGAAATGTATATTATTGTGAATGACTGTCCCAGTGTTAAATTCTAGTTTTTTAAACCTTAAACTGGAAAgcatgcttttgtttgttttttcttttagtggttctgggattgaaccccagggcattCTGTGGAGTTACATCCCCAGGACACactctttttttagttttaacttttattttgagacagagtctcactaagttgccaggatggcctcaaacgtgcttttcctgctgcctcagcctcctgagtcactgggactgcaggtgtgggACGTGTCACCCAGAAGCTCACTTCCTTTTGACGTGCAGTCTTCTCTCTTACCATTTTCTGTGGGTGCATAATAATTATGTAGAATGCTGGTTTTCAGTGTGGcctataacataatttgatcacttTTCCCTCCCCAACCTTCTTACTTTTTTAAGAAGTGACACCATTTCCTGTGACCAGGCAGAAGGGTAAGTCACAATAGCCGTCTCAAACATGTGCACAATTTCCTTGCTGGATGTGCTGGAGCGAATATGATATGGTCTctaaagggagagaagaaggaagagtcTTCATTTCTatcaggcaaaagaaaaaaaaattcgtGTAATATTTCCAAGCTAAGTTTTCAACCAATAAAATATCTGTATCAATTACCACCCCATCCAGTTGATCATGTTGGCATGGCATATGTGGTCAAGCCTTGCTAGACCTccgctttttaaaaaagagaagccaGAAACTTCTGGTTTCTTGTGAAATAccgcaaaattttaaaagttggtgATTCCACTGatccaaacaaaatatttcatgagatgAATCAGCCCCTGAGATGAAACTGGCTTATAAGGTAATTTATATGAGTATTTACACAAACTACTGAGCATGTgcctaaagttaaaaaaaattcaaaaagttatATGAGAGTTGATTATAAAG containing:
- the Stk32a gene encoding serine/threonine-protein kinase 32A produces the protein MYAMKYMNKQKCVERNEVRNVFKELQIMQGLEHPFLVNLWYSFQDEEDMFMVVDLLLGGDLRYHLQQNVRFQEDTVKLFICELAMALDYLQSQRIIHRDMKPDNILLDEHGHVHITDFNIAAMLPKEMRITTMAGTKPYMAPEMFNSKKEAGYSFAVDWWSLGVTAYELLRGRRPYHIRSSTSSKEIVHMFETAIVTYPSAWSQEMVSLLKKLLEPNPDQRFSHLTDIQNFPYMNDMNWDAVLQKRLIPGFIPNRGRLNCDPTFELEEMILESKPLHKKKKRLAKKEKEMRKCDSSQTCLLQEHLESVRKEFIIFNREKVKRDFNKSQANLALEQTKKPQEEDGHNNNL